gtcctcgtccgagaacgaaatGACTTCAGCAGTACGCGGGCGCTTCGGGGAGACTCCTTGGGCTGATCCTCCTGCCGAGGCTCCTCCGATtacattgatggtgccggcgataggcctgttgtcgTCCGGATTTTCGGGCGGTGTGGCGTTTTCCgctggcctcctttcctcacgtcggttcctTACGAACCGATTGAGTACTCCGCGGCGGATAAGCGCCTCTATCTCGTCTCGGAGCTGAaagcaatcctccgtgtcgtgcccgcggtctcggtggaagcggcagtacttcctgggattgcGGGAACTCCTGTATCCCGCATAGGAGGCGGAGGTCGGAAGAAATCCCGACCTTCGATTTCCATCAaaatctcggcccggggagcattgacAGGTGTGTAATTCTCGTACCTCCCtgggtacgtccgaggccgtggtggggaccttggtcgaggtGGGGTCCTCCGTTGAGGTTGTCCCCGCTGCCgaggcgggctcctcagtcgggggaggttcttctctcgACGGGGGGATCGGGCTTCTTTGTCGGGCCCGcggctcctcgcggcgtttcttctgcttccttgaggcgggctcaatcgcgccccgcctggaggcgattgcctcctcggcctttgcatactttcgagctcggggccagcatctcggtgaagtcggccgggaagctcttctcgatagagaaaggaatcgataagagcgaaccccagtctttagagccgacatggctattgactggtccagCTCCGCGAACTTCCCACGTGGCGCAGTAAAACGGTCTAGATACTCCTTGAgggattccccctccttctgcttgatatccaggagggagtccgacgtccgccgttggcgtcggctggcagcaaaattggtagcaaactgcctgccgaggTTGCTCGAAGGAAGATACCGTTGCTCGGCTTTAGCCCggaaaaaccaaagccgagctgtccctcgaagagtcgccgggaaggcctacAAAGTACggcctccgaggatccttgtagggccatgagagctcggtagctctccaagtggtcgagggggtcggtgattccgctgtagggctccacttgaggcatcttAAACCTCGcggggaccggctcatcctcgatctggcgggagaagggggacttggtggtgaattcaaaatccccatctgtcttgccttcttgctgtggagcgctTCGATCTGGCGCTCCAAGTGTTCGACTTTTCCTGTCGAGCTCTCCAACCCGTGGAATCGTCACCGTGGTTTGCTCCGGCTCACGGTGGTCTGGGGCTGATCGGCTTCAGAGAGTTGGGGTCTTCTGTTGAGACCTTCCCCCGGCAGCTCTCTCTAGGGGGAGGCCCGCCCTTCGTTGTTGGCCCTGGAGGAGCCATGAAGATTCTGGCCTGGGAGAATCGGGCCGTTGGGAGGAAACTCCGGCAAGACCTGGGCCTGCGAGGGAAGCGTTGGTAAGGCCTCCTCGCGCCGCAGGCCTTGAACGGCAGCGGCCAGGGCCTGAACTTGCTGCACCAGAGCATTGAATTGCTCCGCTGGACCCGGGGAACcgggtcagccggagtaggcgaattctggatggagtgtccaggactctgTGGGGGACGCCGGGGAGAtattggaggctcccttacttctcaacttcatgatcgcgactcgggcccttcctctagcgccaactgttgctggaaattggacccgggggcggtcgTCGGTCGAGGAGGGGAACGGCAGGTGGGCACAGGggagtggcggtccgtcggggcggcgtcctccgtcggggtgcctgcagagaagccggtggccggattttccggcgccggccctccgatgcttaagtcagaggggggcaatCGTGtttaaaagagaaagagaagaacagTATCTTTTGAGTTTTCTGTTTTCAACCCCCCTTTGAGGAGCAAGAGTTCCCTTTTATaaggggggtcggtttacctgtgatgtgatggggcgagaccgttgtacggctcggcatgttgcttggactggcacacgatcgggtgaatcattgcattgatgtcggagatgaggccgtcgtacgacccgagctggcacgcgatcgggtgaatcattgcattgatgtcggaggtaaggccgagatcagagacttctCATGGTTGACTGGACTCTGctgagctgatttgccgtggagagctgtaggtccgtagataataggagccatgcgcattaattgttgagtaagccgaaggtgcacattaattgttgagtaagccggagattcgcattaattgtggagtaggcCGGAggtccgcattaattgttgagtgaaccgggggtttgcattaattgttgagtgaaccgggggtttgcagaggtcatgcgcaataaatgctgggcagtggcaggatatggccctcaGCCGGGCCTCGGAggggtacggccgtagtaggtggtcgaCAAGGACAGACCTCTGGGGTCGGGAATTCTCCAGGTCGGAGgttctgaggtcggacgttctgaggtcggacgccgacttcggttgTCCAAGGTCGGCGGCTATGCGGCTTCTTAGAGGCGGGGTTACTATATTGCTGGGGAAAACCGTATTCCCCCAACAGAAGTTATTTTCAGAGTTAGCCCTCTGCAATGTTTTCTCTTATCAGGCCATATGTCACTACATTTTGTGCAACTTTAGAGTGGCATGAACGTGAAATGTGGATCTTTTCCATTTTCTGAAAATTACATCGAGGTATCTGGCAAACCCAAAAACATGCAAAAGCAACTTTTCCCTTCATATGTGTTTCATTTCATCAGCCTGACTGATGCAAGGATTACTTTCTCTTCCACCCTTTATCAAACATTTCATCAGCATGGTGAGGAATGTCCAGAGCCAAGTCAGGGAAATGCCAAGAATGTATAGGATACCAAAAGAGAGAAATTATCAAGCATCGCTCCTAAAATCTACATAGAAAAATAATCTTTGCCCCAATTTAGGTGCATGTATCCTTAAGATTACTCAAAAGCAGCATCTATTGACTCAAAATTCgacaggaaaaataaaaattcagagagagagagagagagagagagagagagagagagagagaatcactCACCATCCTTGTCCAAACGGCGGCAATGGAATCTCCCAGTCGCTCCCTCTCAGAACCGCACTCGTGAATCTGCCCCAAGAACGAGAAACCCGGCAAATCACAATCCAGAATTTATCCCGAAAAACCCACAATTCCTGAAGTAATAGCCCAATAACGGAGGAAACGCGACTTTTATACCTAAAATTTATTCTTGAGGCGGCTCGGCTTCGATGGAGGACCGAACGAAGAAAACCCCAGAGGGGGGAAACGTGATCACATTGTTCAAGAGGCTCTTCTCGACATCTATGACCTGGAGGACGTCGCCGGCCTGGGTGCCTAAAAGGAGGCGTTCTTGATGATGAAGAGCTGCTCCTTCTCGGTGGTCCACAGCATCCGCCAAGTGCCCGAGAGGGAGGAGCCCGTGGTGTCGGCATCCTTTCCATGGACGGCGAGCGCCTCGATGGCGGCGACGATCTCCGCTCGCTTCGAGGGGTATTTTGCGTCCGGAGGCCTCGGTCCTGGTCGGAGATGAGGGCGAGAAGGTCGGCCTTGGCCCGGAGAGACTCGCTGGAGCGCACGGATCGGGCGGCGGCTACGGTGGAGCGGCGGTGGCGGGGAGGGGAGGTCGGCTTGGACATGGAATGGGTCGCGGGGTGCGGAGGTTGGTGGAGGGGCGAGGAGGGGAGGGGAAGGGGAAGAGAATAAGAGGGATGAGGTCGCCATGGCGGGGGGTTGCCGTGGGATTTAGATGGCCACTGACTTAACGGTCCGACGCGGGCTTTGAGTGGTGGTCCTTGAAGGTACACCGATCGGACGGCGCTCCTGCCATGGATATGGTGGGGTCCTCCAGGATAGATATTTTGGAGCGCGTATTTGGTCCAGTCTCCATTAAGATCGTGAGATCACCAAATTTGAGCCTTTTTGATTTCGTGCAAGAATATCCTTAAAATCAAACCTCTTAACCCATCCAGCTCGTATCATCCAAGTTCCAACCTAAATCCTAATTCGTGGGTCTATCGATCtacagttaaaaaaaaaaaaaaaaaagcctaaaGGTATGGACTGGGAGCTATTGGGTTGAGATGAGTCATACTTAAAGGGGCAGTCCAATACACGAATCTAACAGAAAATTCAGGGCGTTTCTGTTGCATTATTCACACGGACCCTTAGATTGAATCTAGATCTTTGTTACAAATATCAATTAACTTTGCCAATAAGATAGATTAGTGATTTTTATCAAGGTGAGATGTAAGGAGATTCAAACCCACTATACTGTTAGCcaagatgcacaaatataattgataaattaataattaaatattcttaatatttaaaaatagtaaataagaagaataaactaatAAATAATTAACTTAACAATAGCAtgataaaatgaagaaagagagagaagatggcctaGGCATCGAAGCACGCTAACGCGTTGTCCCAGGAAAGTTTATACTTCCCATGCACGAGTCTGCTCGCACAGATCTCCTAAAGATACGACGACCCTTGTGCTGCTTCCTTCTTTTGAGCATTTCTCGAATATCGTCTAAGTTAGCATTATCCCCCCAAAGAATAGGATCATTGTCTTCTTTCAAAACATACAGAACCACGTCTTTTCTGTCAATGCACCtccaggaaagaaagaagaccaCGTTCACGTttgcagatagctcaaaaaaaactcaaaaaataattgaaattattaagagaagaaaaaattactttattttttttcttcccaatGATTtctagagccctttatataggttCAGGCGCGTCAAAAGAAACAGATTCTTCTCTCGCGGATTGATGAtgtgtcttcttgtgctcctttcATCCTGCAGCTATTGTATCTTGACCGTctatgctttctttctttttcagagggcCTTTCCATGCTTGCTTTTGAATGTAGATGTATGACACTTGTCATGACCTGCTTTCTTTGGGGGTCTTTTCATGTTTGCTCCCTTACTTGTGCACGGATGCTTGTCACTTGGCCGTTGACTAAGTCAAATAtttggttttcaaattttaaaatatttgatttaattcaatATATACTAACTTAGACAACCAATGACTCCCCATTTTATGTTCATCACTTGACAATAGTGATCTTGCATGCAACGGGTTTGCTTTTTCAAGATACAATAGGAATATTCCACCAATAATCGCAGCATCTCTTATTTGCATCTTATGTGTCCAATTCTATTCTAATCTTTAATCTTGTAAAATGGCTGCTCAAGAGTACAAGCCCAACCTCTAGGGAATTCCATTTTTTGAtagatttttatttcattttttaaatatacTGAATATAACCTTATTCATGCTTTTTGTCTCTCACCGAGCTAGGCTCCATGCAGCTCCCATGAATGACAAAAATCTTGTAAGGCATCTCCTCAACCGAAGAGAGTTCATGGTGGACTCCATGCTGACTCTCATTTCTATTTTTACTATTcaagatttctttttctttacctaAGGAGTTCTTTTACGTCATATACACTAGCTTAAGAACTCCCATGCTATTTCATATGCATTGCATGCACCATGACTCTAGTCTCTATATAATTGTCATGTTTAAGTGTATGACTCCATCCTCTCGTGCACTTTCAGttctataattttaattttaagtgTGACGAAATATTGTCAATTTCTATACCATAATCTCAAGTGTCCAGCTCTAGTATCAAATAAAGAGAAATCTTTGCGTAGGTGGAACATATCCATTGTTTTAATATAACATTTAAATATCTTATCATCCCTATGTATGCGTCTTTCTGAGATTCCGCTTATTTAGAAAAATTCTTGactttatttgaaattttgtctttcttgttgATCATGTTGCTCTATTACATCATAATGCTTATCTTTTGAATTTAAAGTTCATTCaaaatcttgataataaatatcCCTTGGGATTTATAGTTTGATGATTAGTTATATCATACACATTGCTAAAAAAGGGGAAAGGCAAAGAAGGTAACTAGTTAGACAAATGGCTACAATCAAACACAATATGTGAAGTGTAAGGGCTACTTTTTAAGTGCATGTGTAAACAATTATATGCATTATATTATGAGACAATGTaccagagccgaggacggcccTTGTTCGATGGtggaagggtgtgaggctcaATAATtctacatcggaaagactcgttccagagcctgggcatatgaggtgggtgtctccaaatcctgcagacgcgttttggaaggaaaacaaaatcggggagggatgaaggacgcttgcgtgaagctccgaaaccggacaatatctagcaggggagccccgtgttccctccTTATGTGgctcccacgtgggcactaggtgcctcacgtgccccgtgTAGGCGGGGGCATGACACAAGGAATCTAAAATTGTTATTTACAATTACATGATTACATGCAAGCATGCACTTAAAACATGtatagagataaagaaaagaggaTGGGGGAGGAGCAGGTTGTAGCCTGTTTGCTGATGCAAAAGAAGAGAATATGTGGATGAATGAGCTTACTGTTGAATGATGGTTGGTGGATTGTTGCTATGTGTCTATCAACAATCTACTAGCATACCACAAATGCGATGCACTTGATAAGACACGAGGAGTTGTTGAAATATAGATAATTGAAAGAGCTTCGAAAATACACAAACATTCATTATATGGTAGAATAGATAAAAAAGCTAGAGTTTTCACTAGAATGTTTTTTCAAACCATCCATGTCAATGGAGAAAAATTTcgatgttaaattaattgctttAATACACTTTTGTTTCAAGAAGGACAAGGACATTATAGGTTgatggaaaaaataaatacaaacgAGCCTCACAAATTGGTGTTTGGCCTTGGCTAGTTACCTTGCTCCTCTCTTTTAGAGGTTGTGAGTTGATCTTGATGCACGTGAAATACAATTTGTTGGTAGCTTGAACCTTAGGGGGTTTATGAAAGAGTGTTGCTATGTGTTCTAAAAGTAAAGCTAACCTTGTCCTTCTCTTTAATGAAAATCTAAAGGCTTCGTGTCTAGGCTCTagcataaaaatagaaaattctCGTCGGTTCTTTACGGACCCAAAGTTGGAAAACCGGACTCCGGTTCGGTTACATTTTGCCGATATGGCACCTAACGCGTTGTTGGTATAGGATCATCTACGCGTGTCCCCAGCCCACGGGTTGTAATAGTGGGCCCCGACGGTTCAACCAATCATGCGAGCGTTGCTATCGTGAGTTTCGACAACGGGCGTTGCACTCTACCACCTCTCAGCCCCCAGGTCTCCAACCCTAACGCCAAGAATCCAAACCCCACTATAAGCGCCAACCTCCCTCTCGAACTCTCCAGACCCTCGTCTCCACTCAAACCCTGCCCTCTCTCACTGCCAAGCACAAAAGTAGGGTTTTCGTCGGAGCCACCTCCCAGCCGAGGTTCCGTAATGGCGATCGCTGCCCAGACTCCCGACATCCTCGGAGAACGCCAGTCCGGCCAAGATGTCCGCACCCGGAACGGTACTCTCCTTCACCTAGATCTCGAGATTTGGTTCAAACCTTTGGGTTATCCCCTGGAATAGCTTCATTTTCGGTCATTTTCTTTGGAtcatatttttcattatcttggGGATGCAGTGGTGGCGTGCCAGGCGGTTGCCAACATCGTCAAGTCGTCGCTCGGTCCGGTCGGTCTTGACAAGGTATCACTCTTTGATTTGTTCTTTGGTGAAAAGAAAGACTTTTAGTTGTTGGGTTCGAGAAATTTAGGGTTGTAGTGATGAGGATTCTGCTGCGTGGCCGATTTACATGGCATTGGATTCATAAGGATGGCAACTTGTGATTGAAGTCGCGCCTCAACAGATTAGGAAAAGGTGTTCTTCAAGACAACCGGTGGAGACATGTTCTGATTTTCAAAATGGTTTTATTGTGTTCTTcgcccccccccaccccccgggcccagatatTTTGTTATACAATGGCTGGAAATGTGTATTTTGCTTAGTTTCTATTgctgttattttattttgattgggTTTAGATGATGTCCTTTCTTTTATGTCAGAATTCACTTATAGGAGCATAAGTAGCACATGTGGATTTTTTTCCGTTCTTGTATTACTTTCATGTATCATATTTTTCTGATTATGGcattctttcatttttctttctatttctctCAAGAAGTTCAATGTAAAAG
Above is a genomic segment from Phoenix dactylifera cultivar Barhee BC4 chromosome 2, palm_55x_up_171113_PBpolish2nd_filt_p, whole genome shotgun sequence containing:
- the LOC103716565 gene encoding LOW QUALITY PROTEIN: probable plastid-lipid-associated protein 11, chloroplastic (The sequence of the model RefSeq protein was modified relative to this genomic sequence to represent the inferred CDS: inserted 3 bases in 3 codons), coding for MSKPTSPPRHRRSTVAAARSVRSSESLRAKADLLALISDQDRGLRTQNXPSKRAEIVAAIEALAVHGKDADTTGSSLSGTWRMLWTTEKEQLFIIKNAXLLGTQAGDVLQVIDVEKSLLNNVITFPPSGVFFVRSSIEAEPPXRINFRFTSAVLRGSDWEIPLPPFGQGWFESVYLDEDIRVAKDIRGDYLVVDRAPYCWKE